AGCTCGCTTGTGGAAGATGCGTATAAGGGTTAAAACACATAGAATCCCTAGAGCTTTTCCACGAATGAACGTAACTTCATTGAATAATGTTATGGCCGTCGTAGCGTAAGACGTCGAGCAAGCGGTGCGACATTCGGTGCATCGGCTATCTGATAGGCAGCATATCATCCGACTTCAGCAATTCTAAAAGGGTCACAGCGAATCACCATATTGCACGGCGAATCCAAATTCCACTTTTCATGGGTTCTTTTATATGGTCTCATGAAGGGCCTTGTTTGTTATATGGTTTGACGGAACGAAAAGACAAAGAGCGAGACAACACCTTTTCAACTATACATTTTAACAACGCAAGAAAGAGGCCTCCAGCCTTCGGTGTACTGGTTGTTAGCTGTTGATGGAAAATCAGAACAGAGCTGCTACGCTCCATAAGTCATTGGGTTCCTCTAACAACATGGATTCAGGAAAAGAAGTGCCAACTCAAGTTATATTTATGGATACGCATGATTTGCCACCTAGGACTGATACACATCCCGCATCTTCCGGCTACTATCAAGTGGCGACACCCAAGTCTCCTCACGAGCTCATTTTAGATGATCAGGACATGGCCCTAGCGAGCCATGGAAACTTGCACAACCCTGGTGACCGTGGTCATGACGGTTGTGGGAGCTCCGTATTGGGGAGATTAGCAGGCGAAAGCGAAGAAACAGAGAGATTGAAATATGAGACTGCCAAGAGCGAGATCTTAGAGAAACTACATCTACAAACTCTTATTAGTCACAAGGAAACACAAAGGATCGAGCGTGAAATCAAGAGGGTGGACGCCCAAAtgaaacttttggaaaCACTTCATGATGACAAGGAGTTGTTAtccaaaattgaagaacatcatGAGCGACTGAATAATGAAGCAAAGAGACAAATGTCGGGAGCAGACGCAATATATAGTTCATCGGGGTACGTGGCGGATAGCTCATCAATGTCATCTTTTGCAAACTATTCCATGAACTCACCGCTCTCCGCTAGCAGCACAATACCAACGCATCACTATCATACAAGAAGCAAGAGTAGTGGAAACGTGGCAGAAGTTCCTCACTTGCGACCTGCTAATTCGGCTATCATCGACCTGAGATTAGCTGGCTCGAAATCCATACCGTCAATTACAGACTCTAACTCCAACCCTGACGTCCACGCTTTCAGACCGAACCAGATGAACTTGCATCACAGAAGGAATTACAGCAGCACTTGCTTGACAAGTAATAGCGGTGTTGTCGGCAAAACTGAGAACAACGAAGCCATATTTAGGAGATATGACGGTATATTAGTTGTCATTAACTGTTCGTTCTGCACAAGAAGCGGATTCACATCAGCACAAGGTATCGTGAATCATGTGAGATTAAAGCATGGTAAGACTTACTCCAGCCAGCCGCTTGCCGTGCTGAACAATCAGAAAATACTTGAAGACAGCAAGCAGGATCCTAAAGTGCttgagaagttcaaagagatGGGAATGGATCCACTCAAGGAATATCTTCCCTCTGAAATAGCAATACCATTTTCCGCACCGAAAACTAGCCATAGAGAGCCAAGTCCTAAGGACGCAGGAATAAGGAGCGAACATGCACCTGAAAAAGTCAATAAACCTCGCGCCACGAAACACTTGGAGAAACTGTACAACaaggaagatttcaaagatctgGTAGAAATGGTAAAAGACGCTTCCAAAGATCTGGAGGAAGTCCTTAAACAACCTAGTCCCGACAACAGTGATAGCGAAGAAGTCGAAAATAGCAAAAAACTGGAATCAGAGGCAGATTGTGCAGACGCATCACCTGCTGTTGGCGAAACGCCCAGTTCTGactcatctttcaagcCGCAATCGGCTCATTCAAGTTCCTCTCAGGTCAAAATCgaaaataatgaagaagTATCCACACCAACCCC
Above is a genomic segment from Torulaspora globosa chromosome 1, complete sequence containing:
- the AHC1 gene encoding Ahc1p (ancestral locus Anc_5.603), whose translation is MENQNRAATLHKSLGSSNNMDSGKEVPTQVIFMDTHDLPPRTDTHPASSGYYQVATPKSPHELILDDQDMALASHGNLHNPGDRGHDGCGSSVLGRLAGESEETERLKYETAKSEILEKLHLQTLISHKETQRIEREIKRVDAQMKLLETLHDDKELLSKIEEHHERLNNEAKRQMSGADAIYSSSGYVADSSSMSSFANYSMNSPLSASSTIPTHHYHTRSKSSGNVAEVPHLRPANSAIIDLRLAGSKSIPSITDSNSNPDVHAFRPNQMNLHHRRNYSSTCLTSNSGVVGKTENNEAIFRRYDGILVVINCSFCTRSGFTSAQGIVNHVRLKHGKTYSSQPLAVLNNQKILEDSKQDPKVLEKFKEMGMDPLKEYLPSEIAIPFSAPKTSHREPSPKDAGIRSEHAPEKVNKPRATKHLEKLYNKEDFKDLVEMVKDASKDLEEVLKQPSPDNSDSEEVENSKKLESEADCADASPAVGETPSSDSSFKPQSAHSSSSQVKIENNEEVSTPTPSPPVKETIALRKSQRKRKDEERDFEKDLKERQRPAEKKVRPDVLALQTVPEHEKRSSHYNLRAKSKLRSNNNFL